The genome window GAAACAGAGAGGGCAGTGCTGGCTCTCAGTTGgctgtcttctttttattcagtctgggactccAACCCATATGATGGTGCCATCACATTCAGGATTGGTTTTCTTCCCCCTCACCTAATTCTCTGTGGAAAAGCCCTCAAAGTCACCCAGAAGTGTACCTTATTAATGCCTTAGGTGTCTTTTAATTATCAAACAGCCCTTTCTATGTTCAAGGGCAGTTGGTATTCTCTGCTTTATCACAGTGGTGAGTATGTAGGCTGCTGTAAGATAGATTCCATCTTATATATATGCCCTTTGGTCTTAAGAGCTTTGTGTGTGATGGTTCCCTCTTCAAAACTGTTTTCAATCTGAGACTGATGGAAGATTCTAGTATTCTAAAATTCCACGGTCTAGAGGGAAAcacatgcttcattttttttcttctcttctggttAGCAGCCATATGTACAGGGGCCCTTTGTTGAGTGTGTGCATCATGGTATCAAAGAtccttccagaacatccaggaagGCCTGAAGAACCTTGTGTCCCAAATGTGCTAGGTGGCCCATTCTGGGATGGACCAAAGCTTCCTCCAAGCCTGTGTCTTAGTTCCTTCCAGGTTTTAGAAAGTActagtgagccatctctttgggTTTCCTgggcttcttcctttcttaatCTAACACCAAGGGACCCATGGCAGCAAGAAAGAGTTATAGCCCTTAGCCTTGTTCTGCGTTTGGGGAAGGCCAGCAGCTGACTTGGTATGATGTGTGGTACCTGGGCCTGAGAAAGCTATGTGATGATGGGTAGTGGTGAACTTGTGGAAACTTGTATAAACTCAGGTGAGTATACCTGGTGTTGAACATACAGGCACAGTCATGTGGCAATGGCAGTGTGTTCTTGGTCTTTGTCTACTTGACAGGTAGAAGATGGTACGACCCAAAGGCAAGCAGGACTCTGTCGTTGGAAATGATGTGTTTGCATTCTGTTTGGGTGAATGCTGGAGCCTGGCTGAGATTGTGAGCTGTGTTTGCCGGCCTCTGCCTAAAGTCTGTAGTGAAAGATTGGAGGGGGTTGCACAAGCCTCCACTCAGTATGTGAAGTCACTTGTCATGAGGTAGCTTCTCTGGTCACCTGCGGGGTCCTTTTGGAGAGGCTGTCTTCCTCAGTACGTGGGATAGTTGGCTTTCCtagttctgcctgcctcctctgcctggcACTCTTACTAGCTGTCTAGGGCCCTGGGGACACAGACACAGCTGTGAGCCCCTGACCTCCTGTAAGCTGCATCTGGAGTGTGGTTATTGCTTGGGCCCAAGGCAAAGCTGAGGCCAGTTGTGCACTGTGCTCTGCTGAGGACTTTGTGATATTCACTGGGCAGGTGTCACCTCCTTGCTGTCTTCTTTCTGTGCAGTTCCTCTGCCCTTCGTGGGTCTGCAGAAGAAGGAAAAGCGAATGAAGAAAGCAAAGGGATCTTTAGATACTCTGGACCACAGACATTTTCATCTAAGTCATTTGCCAGATCTTCCCAAACTAAAGTGATTTGGGTTGCAAGTGCTTATCAGTAAGATCTTGTGTTCCCAAGCTCTTAGCCATCCCAAGAGTTTACTGTGGACTGGTGATAAGCTTGAAGGCCTAGAGGGGTCAACGCTTGCTGACCTTTCACTCAGCTTTTTATCATGTGTGCAGATTCTTACTGTtcgggggagatggctcagtaaactGTCTgccttacaagcatgaggacttgggtttggatccccagcaccaatgtAAAGGCCAGTGCCAGCAGCACATTGTAATCGGGCATTgaggtggggcaggggcagggcaaaGACTAGAGGATCTCTGGAACTCATTGGCCAAGTCACCAGAGATGAATTGATGagccaggttcaatgagagatgctgtctcaaaaaataaagtagttgAAGAAGACTCCCAACTTTAGCCTCTGGCTGTCATATGCTTgtggacacacatacagacacccacgtgaaaatacatatatacactatacGTATATActatacacagagagagggaaggagggagagatacggatagacagacagacagagacagaagaagcctCAGTAATTCCAGGTGTGACTTGAAGTGTTAGGCTCTATGTTACTCTTATCATAATTCAATTCCTATTTATAGATCTGTGCCTTGATTCTTCCTCCAGGGTGCTCATGGGAGCTTAGAAGACCCCAAGAATGTAACCCACCATAAGTTAATACATGCTGCTTCAGAAAGGGTGCTGAGTGACACCAAAACTATCTTGGAAGAAAACATCCAGGACCAAGGTAAGGAGGCCTTGAGAGGCAGTATGCACAGAGCTTGGAGCCTCATCCCTGTGCCACCCACATGGTGCTTTTCTGAATTTAGAAAGAGCAGGAGAGCCAGATtgactctggttttgtttgtttatttttttttaaaacttttttattaaaagaagtgTGGGTTTTGGTGTACTTGTGAAAAATAGCAAAAACCTAAACTGAACAACTAGCAGATATctcagaagccaaaagagagtGTTATGTTTAATCCTGTTTTAAAGCAAAGCCAGATTCTGGAGCTCTGTGCCTTCCTTTTTGTGATGGAAGTGCTCATCACAGTGGCTGTTTCAGGGTCGAGTGAGAGAGACACCTCTGCTCTGCACATCCACTCCTTCATTCGTACTTGGCTCTGGGAGAAAATTTGTTGTCTGTATGTCATTCAAATGAGGATTTCAGGCTGTCATCTTTTGTGATGAGCTATGACCAAAGCTCAAAATGGAGTAGGAGGTGTGATCCCCATCACCCCCTTCCCCACCGCTACGGTGAACTGTGGACTGGCTATGGTTCAGGTTGTTTGGACTTTAGGTCAAGCTCTCTAGCCTCACAGATTTTTAGGGCCAAGCCCTTGAAAATAAGGACATCATGTGAGATGTCCACCAGTGCTCTGTATGGTTGTCACATGCTGTGCCCACCTCTGAAGCCACAGGTCATCTATGGTGACCCAGTGGCCATTCAGAGCTAAGGAGGAAGAGCTGGCTTGGCTTAGGAGGGACCCAGAGGAAACTCCTGCTTTCTGACATCAAGCATCTATCATtcttgtgtgttatgtgtatacatgtatgaatattcATGTGGAAGTCTGGGGTTGACATCATTTTATTCATTGAGCCAAGGTTCTCttgctgaacctagagcttgtCTGTATGGCTATTCTGGCTAGCCAATTTGCTTTGGGGATTTTtcgtctctgccttccaagtactacAGTTATGGATAGGCTACCATGCCCACCTTTCGTTTATgtgattctggggatctgaactccagtcctcactctTGTATAGAAAGcccttaaaccactgagccacccccccccatccccatctgGTACCTTTTATGTCACTTATGGCTATAAAATGGTAACTGACTTCATATATGTAACTATTCGATTTTTTTCTAGATGTCTTGTTATTGATAAAAAAGCGTGCTCCTTCTCCACTTCCTAAGATGGCTGATGTCTCAGCAGAAGAAAAGGTAAGTTTCAGAGTTTGGAACTAGGGCTCTTCACTGGTAGGTGTCTCTTGTGCCTCAGACTTCAAAGTGCTTAATTTATTCCCTGGGCCTGTGTAGTCCCTCCACAACATGCGTGCTGTACGGGGTCCTTCATCATGGCCGAGCCTGGTGTCTGGTGACGGAGGAGCTGCCACTGGTCTGGAAGCAGTGGCGAGTGAGGACACCATCCTCAGTGGGTGCTCCCTCCTGTGCGCCTgtctttccctcctcccagaaGAGTGATGTAGAAAGCTATAGCTAGGTATCTGCACACAAAGAGCAGGCATGCAGAGAGGTGACAAGCGGCTGTGCACCTGGGTTGGCCTGGGTGTTCTTGGCGTTGAGTTCAGTGTCCTGGAGTCCGTGGTCGAGGGTGATCTGTGGCTGTGCCTTCCCTTTACCTGGGGCCTAAGGAAACCCGTCCACTTTGTTGTTCATGTAGTGGCTGCTCCAGAGCCCAGCCTTCAGCAAGGTTCTCTTACGCAGTGTAGGATGCATCCTGGGGGTAGCCTGTCTCAACACCAGATTACACACTTGTGCCTGGTGGAGAGAAATGAGattttgaagattttaaaaacgtttttatttgtgtatttgtgttagtctgtgtgtttctttgcctgcagaggccagagaggatgtctgatcccctggagctggagttacagatgcttgtgagcctcctgatgtgggtgctaggaactgaacttaggtcctggGGAGGAGCAGCACgcgctcttgactgctgagccatctctccagtcccaggatgAGCAATTTTAAAGGACAGTCACCTTTGTTTAACCTTTTTCCAGTTTCAGGGGTCTGGACTTCCTTATATGTGCTCTGATGTGCCAGGGAGAGTGTTAATGTCAGGGAAGGATCAGGCTAACTCTTGGGCTGGATCCATGGCCTGATAGCAAGTGAGTTATTTTGGAGCCTCTTCTGAGGTCAAGGATATAGGAGAGTGCCTGGGCTTCACGCCCTGCTTATCTTTGGCCACCTGGCCGTGGTAGTGTGGGTGTGGGTACAGACAGGCAGCAAATGGGCAGGTTTCGTCAGACAGTTCCTAGGCCACCCCTGCTTTCCTAAGCTGATGGCAGAGCCCAGGTTACAGTTCTGAGCATTTAGACTTAAAGTCCCCGTAACTATTAAGAACATAGTTCTGACCATAAACTACGTGGCCTGCTTGCTTAGGGCACTTGCTTAGGGCGAGTACCTAGCTCGTAGTTTGCTGGAGCTGCATTGACATAGTACATAACTGCAAAGGGAAACATCACGgcattatttaaaattctaacaGTGCAGTTATTAAGAGTCAACGAGTACTACAAATCTAATAGAAAAGCATACTGGACTCACGTCTCCCAAAGGAAGTCGTCACTCATAACTCTAAGTGTTGGGGACAGATCCCGGCTGCCTTATGCTTCCCACTGCAGCCCACCTCTACTTCTGTCAGCTGTTATCCTTGGCAgttctcttcctgctttctagcTACTCTGCATTCATTGTTCCTTCTGCCGTTACCAACATTAGATTGTGGCTTCTTAGTGATAAGGATACAGCTCCCCTCCTAGCCTCCTTCCCTCCAGTGATAGTCGGCTATCACAAGGTTGGCTGAAGACTGGTTCGTGTTTGCttactgtcctagttagggtttctgttgctgtgaagagacaccatgaccacagcaactcttataaaggaaacatttcactggggcggctcacttacactttcagaggttcagtccgttatcatcatgacggggagcatggcggcaggcagacatggtgctggagctgagagtgctacgtcttgcaggcaacaggaagtcaaccgacagtcacactgagggaagcttgagcaaaagagacctcaaagtctgcccccacagtgacacacttcctccaacaaggccacccctactTTAACAAGCCAcattctaatagtgccactccctttggtggccattttctttcaaaccactctACTTACTATTGTCAGTGAAGTATTCTTTTCTGCCAGAAGCACCGGTATTAAGATTTTTTGGCCTGGtactggtgcacgcctttaatcccagcactcagggaggtagaggcaggctgatgtctgagttcgaagccagcctggtctacagagcaagttctaggacaggcacagctagggaggggaaaaaaggggttttttttttgttgttgtttgttgtagGGCTAGGGAAGTGGCTTAGTGGTTGAGCACTTGTCTTGTGtgtccagggccttgtgtgtagTGTGAGTTGCTGCCCACTGTGCAGCCAGGTCTCTCCACTTTCTGTGCTGTATATTGAGTTCCTGTTGCTTCCTCTTGTTGCCACAGACCCCTCCTGAGCTTAGTTCTAAGGCTTGTGAGGACAGAAGGCTCAGCTGACTCCTGTTGTTCCTTTCAGAGGTTGTGGAAGGATGTGCTTCCCGTTGCTCTCATGCAGTTGACAGGATTCTGTCACTGCTGTTAGCTGGGGGCTACTCTCAGTTCCTGGGGACAGTTTGCCTGGCCTTCCATCTTCGCCAAAGAAGCAGAAATGTTTAGTGGTTGAACCCCCTTGCTGGAAAGAGTGGTATCCTTTGTAAGGGCTCTAGTAGCAGGGCAGAAAAATCATGGGCCTTTTCTGCATTCACCTGTGCCATGTGACGAAACCCGAGCCCGGGGCCGATCACTCCTGCTTACATCTTCGTGTCTTGCAGACTTAGGAACTGTTAGCAGGAAGCGTAGGGCTGACTCGTTCTCTTCTGCAGAATTTTCTTCTTGTCCTCCTTTGGTGTGTCACACTTGACCTCACTGTGACATAACACTAAGGAAACATGCTAGAGGAGGACGAATTTATTTGGATTTTACTTTTCAGGACTTTCAGTCAGGGTCAACTGGCTTCATTGCTTTAGGCTATAACAGTTGCCGAATCGTGGAGGAAGAGcatggcagacaggaagccaAGAAGGATGACAGGATGAGTCAGGACAAGATAATACTCTTTAAAAGACACATCttcagctgggcaatggtggcgcacgcctttaatcccagcactcaggaggcagaggcaggcagatttgtgagtttgaggccagcctggtctacagagcaaatttcaggacatccagggctacacagggaaaaacctgtctcaaaaaacagagcaAAAGGATACACCTTTCAGTACCCACTTCCTCTATGCAGGCCTTGCCTTCCACAGTCCAGCCATCTCCCTGCTTACACTTTGAAGCCATTAATGGATGAAATCATTGATTAGGTCACAGCCCCGAAGAGCTAATTCTCTTTGGAAACATCCTCTCAGGCATGCCACAGGTGTGCTCTACTAACTTCTGTGTCTCAGTCCACAGTGGACAGTGAAGATCAATGTCACAGGGCCAGGTGGAACAACGTGACTGCATCTTGGTTTCCAGGCTTGGCATTCCACATCTGACCTGAACTGACAGTTTTATTCTTGGCCTTCTATGAGCACCTCTTTtccctgttctgtctgtctgtctgaaaccTGGCATCTGTGCCCTGAGGAATTGTGGAATTTGATTATGTACTCTGAAGCAGACTTTTCCCAGATTCTGGAGAGTCAGGTGTTTGAATTCTAGAAATTTGCTTCTGgatcttttttatattttgagacagggccttgctagCTTGtacttcttatttttttcatagacagggtttctctgtgtaacaacagtcctgaaactcactctatagaccaggctgccttgaactcactgagatctgtctgcctgtgcctcccaagtactgttattaaaggcatgctccaccaccacctggctctagcTTGTActtctatgtagactaggctggctttgaactattGGAGATGTTCCTactccagcctcccaagtggtattaccaatgtgtgccaccacgcttgttttttttttttttattgttcttgatAATTTCTTTCTCTGCAGCTCTTGTTGGCTGGCTTGATGGGCTTGCATCCTGTGGATTTCTTTGACCATATCTTCTAACCATTCTGTAGCCCCTTTACCTGGCTGTTTTGGCTCTTGCTGGTGGCACCCTGGTGTGCACATGCTGGGTTGGTGTGGCTTTGGGTTGCTGGTAGCAAGATGCCCTCTTCTCttacctgctcctcctcctcactaCTTCTTATTCCCCTAACCTTGAGAGCCCTGGAAGCTTGCAGTGCTTTGTGCCTAGATGGTCTGTGCCAGCTGCTGAATTCCCTGGGGCAGAGGCCTTCTTGCACCCTTCCTGCTCCAGTCCTGCTGTTGTGGTTGGCATGCTGACCGTTGGAGTCGCTGGGGTGAACAAGAAGCAAAGCAGTAGCAGGGTGCAGGAAggtccccttcccctttccccctcTCTGCAGTGCGGCCTCTCACTCTAGGCTCTCGGGTTTCACCAGACTGTTGTTGGCCAAGGCCAGTGAGGCACAAGTAGTGGTTCTTGGGTCCCCAACCTCCCTTTTCTGACACCAGTATCCCGATGCCCTTCAGTAGGTTGATATGGCCTGATCTTAGTAGGTTATGTTCTATGGGCTCTTGGCATTAACTATGGCCCCAATCCACCCTTTGTGTGCCTTCCCATACCTTCTGAACTTGCCGAGTGCTACTCCCTCTGCTGTTTGGTTTACTCTCCTGTCTTCCTTATCTGTGAGCCTCTGCCACCTTCGTACTTGACTTCATTCATGGAGGCTTGGGAGGCCTCCGGGCTTCACTGCAGCCATTGCTTCCTCTAGAGGACTCTGCCCTAGACCCACCAAAGTACCACAGGACTGCCACTCAGCAGCGCCAGCCTCTGTCTTCACCTGCATATGCTTTATAGCAGGTGTGATCATGCCCTAAGCATCTTGTTAGTCGTCTGCTTCCTATGCTGTGCCTAGAACTTTCCAGAATCTTCTAGCCTAAGGGGATCTCAGCTAACACTTAGGTTACTGTTCTCCTCCCTGTGGGCTGTCGGTCCAGATTCATTGTTATACTCCTCATGTTCCTTCTTTTCTGACTTGAATCATTTTCTCTGCAGAAGAAGCAAGAGCAAAAGGCTCCAGACAAAGATGCTATCCTCCGAGCAACAGCCAACCTGCCTGCCTGTAGCACAGACCGGACTGCAGTCCAGACCACCATGAGAGACGTGAGTACCTGCCTAGTGTGGGGCTGCGGGCATGTCCTCTGGGGCAGCAAGACGCTTAGGGTTGGCGTCATGACTGGCATATGCTTATGGTCCTGGcatttaggagactgaggcaggaggatggcctgAGCTCAGGTTTGAGGCTAGCTTAGATGTTAtagttacccccccccccccaaaaaaaaaaaagaagactctgAAATAGACTATTCAGGAACTCTTTACTACCTTTGAACTGTTCCATaagttacaattttttttttcaactacaaAGTTGACAAGATAACTGTAgcactggacagacagacagctataGAGAAATGCAGTGGCTTTGCTCTAAATACAACAAAGCTTTTAGGGAGGAGTGTGAGCTCCCCAATTACTTTGAACAAGAAAACTAAGTTAAAGTCAAAAGCCTGCAGCATGCTTACGTGGGCTAGTCGATGATAAAATATGCTTGTGTATGCAGGAGTCGGGGAAAGTGGCCAGCATTTAACTTTTATCAGTTCTGGATCCATATTGGCACTGTTGGGAACTAAACCTCTTTGGGGTCTTTTTTTGAAGTGTTCCATTTGATAAGAGCTTTGTAATTCTTCTGCACTGACTGCTACATGTGTCCGTcccttcctggtttctgtgggTCCAACCCTGGACAGGGTCTCAGGGGGCTTTAAGCTTGTGATAGCCCATCTCCAGACCCAGTaccaggcagggggtgggggtgggaagtgggggatGTCTCTGATCTCACCAgtctaggttgtttttttttttttttttttttttctggtttttcgagacagggtttctctatgtagctttgcgcctttcctggaacttatttggtagcccaggctggcctcaaactcacagagatccgcctgcctctgcctcccaagtgctgggattaaaggcgtgcgccaccaccaactggcccagtctagggtttttgtttgttattgagacagggtctcactatgtagagcaggctgaccttggattcacaggtgtctgtctgcctctgccttcccagtgccaggattaaaagtgAGGGCCAAAGTGCCCTCATAGATTGGAGGGCCATGTCCAGGGTAGGGTTGCAGATCTAATTAGGTTTGTTGGACCTTCATAgaaatgatcatttttttcttttctttttgagacagggtttcactgtatagcttaGGTTGGGCTCAAACTcccagcaatcttcctgcctcagccttgccagagcaaggattacaggtgtgcgtcACTTGCCAGGCATGatctctttcttcattcattctacCGCAGTTCCAGACCGAACTCCGCAAGATCCTGGTGTCTCTCATTGAGGTGGCACAGAAGCTGTTAGCACTGAATCCCGACGCCGTTGAATTGTTTAAGAAGGCAAATGGTATGAGTGGGTCCTAGCCTGTACCCGCCAGCTATCTGCCCAAGCCTCAGAAtgtgtccccagcccccacactcaAAACAGGTTCTGCTTTCCGGTGATGGGGGGCTGGGGGAGCGGGGAGCTCTGGCCTGTTGTGAGGtcattccctgtgtgtgtgtaagagctgATGTTAGGGCTCGAGTTTTCTGTGGCATCAGTAATTGCCAGGAGCCTTTGCAGATGAGGCTGTGGGGCTTCAACCTAGGAGTCTCCTCATGGCaggtcttctctctttttctcagctATGCtggatgaagatgaggatgagcGAGTGGATGAGACTGCCCTGCGGCAGCTCACAGAGATGGGCTTTCCTGAGAGCAGGGCCTCGAAGGCCCTCCGGCTGAACCAGTaagctttctctcttcccttgttGGAGCTGGGCCTGGGCTTCTCTGCGATCCCCCTCCCAAACTCTGGTGGAGGcatacctttttttaaaagatttattttaaatttttatttgtctgtgtatgtgtgtgcgcgcgcgcacacaccctgtgcatgcatgcccatagaagccagaagagggagttgcatctcctggagctggagatacagactcttgtgagctgcctgacatgggtgctgggaagcaaacccaggtcctctggaagagcagtatgagCTCTTCATCTTAAAcaatgagctgtctctccagcctccaagtcATTTCTaatatgtgtgttttaaaagaCACACCTTATTGTTGTGCCTCAGAAGTAGTTTAtgatctttttggtgtgtgtgtgtgtgtgtgtgtgtgtgttgagggtcTCTTGTTCCCtatactggtcttgaactcctggactcatgcaatcttcctgcctcagactcctgagtagcTGGCACTGAAGGTGTGACCCACCGTACCTGGCTGTTGGGAGAGTTAAACATTCGTCTGTAGATGTGCTCTGCATCCTCAAATTAGGAGAGCTCTAAGCCAGACCTGCCCTGGCAGGGCAGGAGCCCTTTGTTGGTCTTGCATTTCTGGTTTCAGTTACTTACTCAGATCCCATATGAAAACTGTAGACCAGAGCTGGTCAACGGCTGTTCTCTGTGCTGTGGACCTGGGGCCTACGCTCCTTTGTCCCTGTTTTgggcacatgtctgtgtgtgccttgTTGGGTCTTGGGAGTTTGAGGCAAGGGCTCTGTGGAAGTTTCCATCCCAAGAGATCATCTGccgctgttgctgctgctgttcttgctgTCTTTGTTGAAAGCACATGGGACAGGAAAGTCTCCAGTGACCGTTCTGGGGATGCTGAGGAGAATCTCTTGTCCCCTTTCAGCATGTCAGTGCCTCAGGCCATGGAATGGTTAATTGAACACTCGGAAGATCCAGCGATtgacacacctcttccaggcCATGCCTCCCAAACAGGGGCAGGTGCTGcagctcccacctccacctcccatgaAGCTGCTGCGGGAACTAGTGCTGGAGAAGAGGAGGCCCGAGAtgagctcacagaaatcttcAAGAAGATCCGCAGGAAAAGGGAATTCCGAGCCGATGCTCGGGTATGTGATGGGGGCCTCAGCATGTGGTTggctttgtggttgtgttgtaCAAGGAAGCGGGACACCTGGAGTCTGGGTGGGAGTCCCCATTTAGGCCTGGCAGATcctcaaatatatataatatatataatatacaatatgtGTATAATATCACATACACAGTCTGTGCTTTTTTCTGCTCAGTGACATCTCCTGAACACTGAGTATGCAAGCTTCCATCTGCTACATGTATGCTGCTGCCCCTGTTGCTGTGGCCTTTGGCCTGGGTGGGCAGTGTCCAGAGAGCTGGAGGAGCATCTTGTGCGCTGGCAGGGAGTGGGAGTGCGGGATGCTGGTTGGCTCCTGGATCAGGACCCAGGATCTAGGATACCTGTCTGCCTTCCATCAGCTGCCACAAGTGCACACTTCTGGCCCCACCTTGTCATCACCACAGGTTgatctttctggcctctgtgttccT of Peromyscus maniculatus bairdii isolate BWxNUB_F1_BW_parent chromosome 4, HU_Pman_BW_mat_3.1, whole genome shotgun sequence contains these proteins:
- the Ubac1 gene encoding ubiquitin-associated domain-containing protein 1 — protein: MFVQEEKIFAGKVLRLHICSADGAEWLEEATEDTSVEKLKESCLKHGAHGSLEDPKNVTHHKLIHAASERVLSDTKTILEENIQDQDVLLLIKKRAPSPLPKMADVSAEEKKKQEQKAPDKDAILRATANLPACSTDRTAVQTTMRDFQTELRKILVSLIEVAQKLLALNPDAVELFKKANAMLDEDEDERVDETALRQLTEMGFPESRASKALRLNHMSVPQAMEWLIEHSEDPAIDTPLPGHASQTGAGAAAPTSTSHEAAAGTSAGEEEARDELTEIFKKIRRKREFRADARAVISLMEMGFDEKEVMDALRVNNNQQNAACEWLLGDRKPSPEELDQGIDPNSPLFQAILDNPVVQLGLTNPKTLLAFEDMLENPLNSTQWMNDPETGPVMLQISRIFQTLNRT